The Candidatus Phaeomarinobacter ectocarpi genome includes a region encoding these proteins:
- a CDS encoding DUF4332 domain-containing protein, which translates to MSYPIEDIEGIGPAYAEALGKAGIKTTEDLLSIGAAKNGRGDIARDSGLSEKLILKWVNHADLMRISGIGGEYAELLEAAGVDTVKELQHRNAANLAEALQKTNDEKSLTRQVPSESMVTKWIDQAKGMEPGVSH; encoded by the coding sequence GTGAGCTATCCGATTGAAGACATTGAAGGTATCGGCCCTGCCTACGCAGAAGCGCTTGGCAAGGCTGGCATCAAGACAACCGAAGACCTGCTGTCCATTGGCGCTGCCAAGAATGGTCGCGGCGACATTGCCCGCGACAGTGGCCTGTCAGAAAAGCTCATCCTCAAATGGGTGAACCATGCAGATCTGATGCGCATTTCAGGCATCGGCGGCGAGTATGCTGAACTTCTCGAAGCCGCCGGCGTTGATACAGTCAAGGAACTGCAGCACCGAAATGCGGCCAATCTGGCTGAAGCTCTGCAGAAGACCAACGACGAAAAGAGCCTCACCCGGCAGGTGCCCAGCGAGTCCATGGTCACCAAATGGATCGACCAGGCCAAAGGCATGGAGCCCGGCGTCAGCCACTAA
- a CDS encoding nickel/cobalt transporter, translating to MAVALAFSVVLSLTWTPSASAQLGVDRQEAAPAQTTETPANADTDASFLTQTILYIQSEQQRLHRSLAGAIRALKEEGSLTAAWTLIALSFLYGVFHAAGPGHGKAVLSAYLVTQPTALKRSLLLAAASSFMQGITAIVVVTGIIVIFGLALRTSGVIVQWLEAASFALVAVVGLWLIWRSAKALAPRFGFDLGSAGHAHHHDHGHSHGHDHEHGHDHDHEHGPDCGHTHFPTPEESMNAGSLREMIGIVLSIGIRPCSGAILVLVFAQVLGMTFAGIAAVLAMSAGTAIAVALIALAAVGLRDGAWALTRLDNARVEMAAHGLAILGGLLLLVMGTLFAFASATQPSGGILLM from the coding sequence TTGGCCGTTGCACTGGCATTCAGCGTTGTCCTCAGCCTGACCTGGACACCCTCGGCATCAGCTCAGCTTGGTGTGGACCGCCAGGAAGCGGCTCCAGCGCAGACTACCGAAACGCCCGCAAATGCTGACACAGATGCGTCATTCCTCACGCAAACGATTCTATACATTCAAAGCGAGCAGCAACGTCTGCACCGCAGTCTGGCCGGCGCCATTCGGGCCCTGAAAGAAGAAGGGTCACTCACCGCCGCATGGACACTCATTGCCTTGTCATTCCTCTATGGCGTTTTCCACGCGGCGGGGCCCGGGCACGGCAAAGCGGTGTTGTCTGCCTATCTGGTGACGCAGCCTACGGCTCTGAAGCGAAGCCTGCTGCTGGCTGCCGCCTCGTCCTTCATGCAGGGGATCACGGCCATTGTGGTGGTAACCGGCATCATCGTGATCTTTGGTCTGGCGCTGCGCACGTCGGGCGTCATCGTCCAGTGGCTTGAGGCTGCGAGCTTCGCACTGGTGGCGGTTGTCGGGCTTTGGCTCATCTGGCGATCCGCAAAGGCTCTGGCACCACGATTTGGGTTCGACCTTGGATCCGCCGGCCACGCCCATCACCATGATCACGGACATAGTCACGGGCACGACCATGAGCACGGACATGATCATGATCACGAGCACGGTCCTGACTGCGGCCATACGCATTTTCCAACGCCGGAAGAGAGCATGAATGCTGGCTCCCTGAGGGAAATGATCGGGATCGTTCTGTCGATCGGTATCCGCCCGTGTTCCGGGGCGATCCTGGTTCTGGTGTTTGCCCAGGTCTTGGGCATGACATTTGCCGGTATTGCCGCTGTTCTGGCCATGTCAGCTGGCACCGCCATCGCCGTGGCGCTCATTGCGCTTGCAGCGGTTGGTCTGCGGGATGGGGCCTGGGCGCTGACCCGGCTGGACAATGCGCGGGTCGAAATGGCGGCGCATGGACTTGCCATCCTGGGCGGGCTCTTGCTTCTGGTGATGGGTACCCTGTTTGCCTTTGCCAGCGCGACGCAGCCCAGCGGCGGCATCCTGCTGATGTAA
- a CDS encoding DUF1007 family protein — protein sequence MKRVHLAIWAVLAALTIGTPTATAHPHVWIDMTVSSVFGEDGKLTGFTHVWAFDEFYTVFQLEGFELSSGDKPAQEQLDKYAVEMTDSIAQFGYLMRIEGRDGRLDVDARDQSARLRPDQRLELTFRVDLKEPVDTTDWPVRYSVYDPDYYIEMLHEKGTGVLMTGNPPATCTMDVDRPSPTFEMISLAASLDRMDQGPDTLGAAFAENVTIDCRPVEARSAE from the coding sequence GTGAAACGTGTACATCTTGCCATCTGGGCTGTTCTTGCCGCACTCACCATCGGTACGCCGACAGCGACCGCGCATCCGCATGTCTGGATCGATATGACCGTTTCGTCCGTGTTCGGCGAGGACGGCAAGCTCACCGGCTTCACCCATGTCTGGGCGTTTGATGAATTCTATACGGTGTTCCAGCTTGAAGGATTTGAGCTGTCGTCTGGCGACAAGCCTGCCCAGGAGCAGCTGGACAAATATGCCGTCGAGATGACCGACAGCATTGCCCAGTTTGGATATCTGATGCGGATTGAAGGCAGGGATGGCCGCCTGGATGTCGATGCCCGTGACCAGAGCGCCCGGCTGCGGCCGGACCAACGGCTTGAACTGACCTTTAGGGTTGACCTCAAAGAACCCGTCGACACCACGGACTGGCCGGTCAGGTATTCAGTTTATGATCCTGACTATTACATCGAGATGCTGCATGAGAAGGGCACCGGCGTGCTAATGACAGGTAACCCCCCGGCGACCTGCACAATGGATGTGGACCGCCCGTCGCCAACCTTCGAGATGATCAGCCTTGCAGCTTCCTTGGACAGGATGGATCAGGGACCGGATACACTCGGTGCTGCCTTCGCTGAAAATGTCACCATTGACTGCCGTCCTGTAGAGGCCCGCAGTGCTGAGTAA